One region of Sporohalobacter salinus genomic DNA includes:
- the gvpJ gene encoding gas vesicle protein GvpJ: MNNLELDRELSLLELLDRLLDKGIVLTGDLVISVADVDLLYVGLRAIITSVENIDNTKRTDKYEE; this comes from the coding sequence ATGAATAATTTAGAATTGGATAGAGAGCTAAGTTTATTAGAATTATTAGATAGATTATTGGATAAAGGGATTGTATTAACTGGAGATTTAGTTATTTCAGTAGCAGATGTTGATTTGTTGTATGTAGGTTTGAGAGCAATTATTACTTCTGTAGAAAACATAGATAATACCAAAAGGACTGATAAGTATGAGGAATAA
- a CDS encoding beta-ketoacyl-ACP synthase III has product MSKKVRKAGITGVGSYVPKNILTNHDLEEMVETSDEWIKSRTGIEERRIADDDETTSDLAYKAARKALSNAELAAEDLDLILVATMTPDMPFPATACLLQDRLAAKQAAAFDLQAACSGFAYGLSVASQFIASRAYNNVLVVGAETISKILNWEDRNTCILFGDGAGAAVVQSLDSGGILANVLGADGSDSEVLKMPAGGSQKPASLTTVENNLHYMEMDGNSVFKFAVRIVDKVALEVLKKADLTPEDVDFFIPHQANIRIIEAAVKRLNLNEEEVFINLDKYGNTSAASIPIALDEALQAGRISMGDKVLTVGFGAGLTWGANIIEWSY; this is encoded by the coding sequence ATGAGTAAGAAGGTAAGAAAAGCAGGAATTACTGGAGTAGGTTCTTATGTACCCAAAAATATTTTAACTAATCATGATTTAGAAGAAATGGTTGAAACGAGTGATGAATGGATTAAAAGTAGAACAGGAATTGAAGAAAGAAGAATAGCAGATGACGATGAAACTACATCAGATTTAGCTTATAAAGCAGCTCGAAAAGCATTATCTAATGCAGAATTAGCTGCTGAAGATTTAGACCTAATTTTAGTAGCAACAATGACTCCTGATATGCCCTTTCCGGCTACAGCCTGTTTATTGCAGGACAGGTTAGCTGCTAAACAAGCTGCTGCTTTTGATTTGCAAGCTGCTTGTTCAGGTTTTGCTTATGGTTTATCAGTAGCTAGTCAGTTTATAGCTAGTAGAGCCTATAATAATGTATTGGTGGTAGGGGCGGAAACTATTTCAAAAATTTTGAATTGGGAGGATAGAAATACTTGTATTCTGTTTGGTGATGGAGCAGGAGCAGCTGTAGTGCAATCATTAGACTCAGGTGGTATTTTAGCTAATGTTTTAGGAGCTGATGGTTCTGATAGTGAAGTATTAAAGATGCCAGCTGGAGGATCTCAGAAACCAGCTTCATTAACAACAGTTGAAAATAACCTTCATTATATGGAGATGGATGGGAATTCTGTTTTTAAATTTGCTGTTCGCATTGTAGATAAGGTAGCATTAGAGGTGTTGAAAAAAGCAGATTTGACTCCTGAAGATGTTGATTTCTTTATTCCGCATCAGGCTAACATTCGCATTATAGAGGCAGCTGTTAAACGGTTGAATTTAAATGAAGAAGAAGTTTTTATTAATTTAGATAAGTATGGTAATACTTCTGCTGCTTCTATTCCTATTGCATTGGATGAAGCTTTACAGGCGGGGAGAATAAGTATGGGAGATAAAGTCCTTACTGTCGGTTTTGGAGCTGGTTTAACTTGGGGAGCAAATATTATTGAATGGTCTTATTAA
- a CDS encoding glycerophosphodiester phosphodiesterase, with product MLKIGHRGAAGLAPENTESAFQKALKLNLDMVELDVQFSKDKELVVFHDYNLKRIAGIDMEVSDLSLKKLKQIDIGSWFGKEYIDERIMTLQEVIELVKDSMQLNIEIKPAGNKYKEIAVSLLKVLRKNKFSQEVIISSFDHQLLKYLKSIKSDLTTAILLASLPVNPLKLVDWAGADGIHSYYRIINQQLISSAKEQDLIINVWTVNDKAKIDRLKQMEVNGIISDYPQMI from the coding sequence ATGCTGAAAATAGGTCATAGAGGAGCGGCTGGATTAGCACCAGAAAATACGGAGTCAGCTTTTCAAAAAGCTCTAAAATTAAATCTAGATATGGTTGAATTAGATGTGCAGTTTTCAAAAGATAAAGAGTTAGTTGTTTTTCATGACTATAACTTAAAGCGAATAGCAGGAATTGATATGGAGGTATCTGATTTAAGTTTGAAAAAACTAAAACAGATTGATATTGGTAGTTGGTTTGGAAAAGAGTATATAGATGAAAGAATAATGACTTTACAAGAAGTAATCGAATTAGTTAAAGATAGTATGCAGCTTAATATTGAGATTAAACCAGCTGGAAATAAATACAAAGAAATTGCAGTTTCATTGTTAAAGGTATTGAGAAAGAATAAATTTAGTCAAGAAGTTATTATTTCTTCTTTTGACCATCAGTTGTTGAAATATCTAAAATCTATTAAATCTGATTTAACAACAGCAATTTTATTAGCTTCATTACCAGTGAATCCATTAAAATTAGTAGATTGGGCTGGAGCTGATGGGATTCATTCTTATTATAGAATAATTAATCAACAGTTAATCTCTTCTGCCAAAGAACAAGATTTAATAATTAATGTCTGGACTGTCAATGATAAAGCAAAAATAGATAGGCTAAAACAAATGGAAGTTAATGGTATCATAAGTGATTATCCACAAATGATTTAA
- a CDS encoding competence/damage-inducible protein A produces MKAEVISIGTELLLGQIVDTNASYIAEKLAYLGINLYHKTTVGDNQKRLQKVLERSLERSDVVITTGGLGPTDDDLTREAVAKAIGVDLVRDEELEKEIKSFFIDLDREMSANNLSQAYLPAGAEAIINSRGTAPGIIIEHSGKIVISMPGVPIEMKQMMKKRVIPYLHDKVGNKQLIKSKVLKVCGYGESSLETEIKDILDRQTNPTIALLSNKAEVHLRLTAKAESQEKADNLINEVETELRDRLGDSIFGVDNEIMEQVVGDKLKEESLTLAVAESCTGGLIGHRITNVSGSSDYFKQGVVVYSNQAKKDLVQVKKETLSKYGAVSTETACEMAQGVKELANTDLGIAVTGIAGPTGGSEEKPVGLVYMGLATDEQVKGFKFKFHGSRKQIKYLTSQYALDNLRKYLEGSIIL; encoded by the coding sequence ATGAAGGCAGAAGTAATTTCTATCGGAACTGAGTTATTATTAGGCCAAATTGTTGATACAAATGCTTCATATATTGCAGAAAAGTTAGCTTATTTAGGTATCAATTTATATCATAAAACTACAGTAGGAGATAATCAAAAGCGGTTACAAAAAGTATTGGAAAGAAGTTTAGAAAGATCGGATGTAGTAATTACTACTGGAGGGTTAGGGCCAACAGATGATGATTTAACTAGAGAAGCTGTTGCCAAAGCAATAGGAGTAGATTTGGTTAGAGATGAAGAATTAGAAAAAGAAATTAAGAGTTTCTTTATAGATTTAGATCGAGAAATGTCTGCTAATAATCTTAGTCAGGCTTATTTGCCTGCTGGAGCAGAAGCCATTATTAATTCTCGAGGAACTGCACCAGGTATTATTATTGAACATAGCGGAAAAATAGTGATTTCAATGCCTGGAGTTCCTATAGAGATGAAACAAATGATGAAGAAAAGAGTAATTCCTTATTTACATGATAAGGTAGGTAATAAACAATTAATTAAATCTAAAGTATTAAAAGTCTGCGGTTATGGTGAATCATCTTTAGAAACAGAGATTAAAGATATTTTAGATCGTCAAACTAATCCCACAATTGCTCTTTTATCCAATAAAGCTGAAGTTCATTTACGTTTGACAGCTAAAGCTGAGAGCCAAGAGAAAGCAGATAACTTAATTAATGAAGTTGAAACTGAATTAAGAGATCGTTTAGGAGATAGCATATTTGGAGTTGATAATGAGATTATGGAGCAAGTAGTTGGAGATAAATTAAAAGAAGAGTCATTAACATTAGCAGTAGCCGAATCATGTACTGGAGGATTAATTGGGCATCGAATTACTAATGTATCTGGAAGTTCAGATTATTTCAAACAGGGAGTTGTAGTTTATAGTAACCAGGCTAAAAAAGATTTGGTTCAGGTTAAGAAAGAAACATTATCAAAATATGGGGCTGTTAGTACAGAGACGGCCTGTGAAATGGCTCAAGGAGTTAAAGAGTTAGCCAATACCGATTTAGGTATAGCAGTTACTGGAATTGCTGGCCCTACTGGAGGAAGTGAAGAAAAGCCAGTTGGATTGGTTTATATGGGATTAGCTACCGACGAGCAAGTAAAAGGATTTAAATTCAAATTCCATGGAAGTCGAAAACAGATTAAGTATCTTACCTCCCAATATGCTTTAGATAATCTAAGAAAGTATCTAGAAGGTAGTATCATTTTATAA
- a CDS encoding methyl-accepting chemotaxis protein encodes MKSIKKKLVLITLVLILVPFVFSNLMNYYFISSGFESRVKKENLTLAHSISNNVEEFMDKAYKISERLTDNSNIKGFDSEKQEKVLNKTIDKNSYFKVFYVQDTTGMQTATSIGAVNDMSGRWWFKRIMKTKDSFISKSYFTITDNIPVTSIIMPIYNQGKLKGVFGADLKLNYLQKLVEKLSLGKGSHAYIIDGQGVVIAHPNKKQVSQLYNYREMTKKVILRDENGNIVRDAEGNQKSELRKIEVPDKLKKITSKVLNGKSGVAEYVNNKGEEVISGYYPIELKGDSNNWAVITVQNKDKAMGFVSSVQYKNIIIAAGLILLVIAAMYYAANKITTPILNIVDLMEQAAGGDLSVYSAYQGEDEIGRLSDSFNDMINDLRDIIQTTEKTAARTLSTSEKLSASSQETAAAVEEATALTEEFTSSVDQLSANAQDMAQSANEISNLAQSGLEDMEDTQQKMEDILQSSSESQQAIEELNAYSLKIENIIDVISDISDQTNLLALNAAIEAARAGEAGHGFAVVAEEIRELAEETQKSVENIKNIIEELTSQTDQTVNTIQKSSDQIEAGAEMVNETEEAFQNIANKIQSITVQIQTVAETGQDLASGSNEISKTSEEQAEATQEMSNLAQQLSQMAAELKELVDRFEIK; translated from the coding sequence ATGAAATCAATCAAGAAAAAATTAGTTTTGATTACTTTAGTACTTATCTTAGTTCCATTTGTTTTTTCTAATTTAATGAATTATTACTTTATATCTTCAGGTTTTGAAAGTAGAGTTAAAAAAGAAAACTTAACATTAGCTCACAGTATTTCCAATAACGTAGAAGAATTTATGGATAAAGCTTATAAGATATCAGAGAGGTTAACAGATAATTCTAATATAAAAGGATTTGATAGTGAAAAACAAGAAAAGGTATTAAATAAAACAATTGATAAGAATTCTTATTTTAAAGTATTTTATGTTCAAGATACTACCGGTATGCAGACAGCAACAAGTATTGGAGCAGTAAATGATATGTCAGGGCGCTGGTGGTTTAAGAGGATAATGAAGACTAAAGATTCCTTTATTAGTAAATCATACTTTACTATAACAGATAATATTCCGGTTACTTCGATTATTATGCCGATTTATAATCAAGGTAAGCTAAAGGGAGTTTTTGGAGCCGATCTTAAATTGAATTATCTTCAAAAACTTGTAGAGAAACTCAGCTTAGGTAAAGGGAGTCATGCCTATATAATTGATGGTCAAGGTGTTGTTATTGCCCATCCTAACAAAAAACAGGTTTCTCAACTTTATAATTACCGAGAGATGACTAAAAAGGTAATACTCAGAGACGAAAATGGTAATATTGTAAGGGATGCGGAAGGAAATCAGAAGTCAGAGCTGCGTAAAATAGAAGTACCTGATAAACTAAAAAAGATAACTTCTAAAGTTTTAAACGGAAAATCAGGTGTTGCTGAATATGTTAATAATAAAGGTGAAGAAGTAATTAGTGGTTATTACCCTATTGAATTAAAAGGTGACTCTAATAATTGGGCTGTTATTACTGTTCAAAATAAAGATAAGGCTATGGGATTTGTTTCAAGTGTACAATATAAAAATATAATTATTGCTGCTGGGTTAATTTTATTAGTAATTGCTGCTATGTACTATGCTGCTAATAAGATTACAACTCCAATTTTAAATATCGTTGATTTAATGGAACAGGCAGCCGGAGGCGATCTATCTGTATATTCAGCTTATCAGGGAGAAGATGAGATTGGTAGATTAAGTGATAGCTTTAATGATATGATTAATGATTTAAGAGATATTATTCAGACAACAGAGAAAACTGCAGCTAGAACTTTATCTACTAGTGAAAAATTGTCAGCTAGTAGTCAAGAAACGGCCGCTGCAGTAGAAGAGGCTACAGCATTAACCGAAGAATTTACTTCTAGTGTTGATCAACTGAGTGCAAATGCTCAGGATATGGCTCAATCAGCTAATGAGATTAGTAATTTGGCTCAAAGTGGATTAGAAGATATGGAAGATACTCAACAGAAGATGGAAGATATACTTCAATCTTCCTCAGAATCACAACAAGCAATTGAAGAACTAAATGCTTATTCTTTAAAGATTGAAAATATCATTGATGTAATTTCCGATATATCTGATCAGACAAATTTATTAGCCTTGAATGCAGCAATTGAAGCTGCTCGAGCTGGAGAAGCTGGACATGGATTTGCTGTTGTTGCTGAGGAAATAAGAGAATTAGCAGAAGAAACACAGAAATCAGTAGAAAATATTAAGAATATAATTGAAGAATTAACTTCTCAGACTGATCAGACTGTAAATACTATTCAAAAAAGTAGTGATCAAATTGAAGCAGGAGCAGAAATGGTAAATGAAACTGAAGAAGCTTTTCAGAATATAGCCAATAAGATTCAAAGCATTACTGTTCAGATTCAAACAGTAGCTGAAACAGGACAGGATTTAGCTTCTGGTAGTAACGAGATTTCTAAAACTTCCGAAGAGCAGGCAGAAGCTACACAAGAGATGTCCAATTTAGCTCAGCAGTTATCTCAGATGGCAGCTGAACTAAAAGAATTAGTAGATCGCTTTGAAATTAAATAA
- a CDS encoding GvpL/GvpF family gas vesicle protein: MNKYCFCIINGFKDNKDLIKDKGLYTVEYKDVAVVVENRDINAEEIFPTRDELLKHEKVIESIMEEVELIPMSFGHVCESEDEIKSFLSSNYNKLLNFFDKIKDRIEVGLKVFWTDESFSEEIEDQEIQNLKEQAMKDEYSEQMEVAEIGKIVEERVEAARDFYIEKIYMKLADASVDSKLNSVPNPKMILNSAYLIDESKEEKFDKLVNDIYEEYEDKLVFNYTGPWPPYNFVEEEFTVE; this comes from the coding sequence ATGAATAAATATTGTTTTTGCATAATAAATGGTTTTAAGGATAATAAAGATTTAATCAAAGATAAGGGATTGTATACAGTAGAGTATAAGGATGTTGCTGTAGTAGTCGAAAATAGAGATATTAATGCTGAGGAAATATTTCCTACTAGAGATGAATTATTAAAACATGAAAAAGTAATCGAAAGTATTATGGAGGAAGTAGAATTAATTCCTATGAGTTTTGGGCATGTTTGTGAAAGTGAAGATGAAATAAAGAGCTTTTTAAGTAGTAACTATAATAAATTACTTAACTTTTTTGATAAGATTAAGGATAGAATTGAGGTAGGTTTGAAAGTGTTTTGGACCGATGAATCTTTTAGTGAAGAAATAGAAGATCAGGAGATTCAGAATTTAAAGGAACAAGCTATGAAAGATGAATATTCAGAGCAAATGGAAGTAGCAGAAATAGGAAAAATAGTTGAAGAGAGAGTTGAAGCAGCTAGAGATTTTTATATTGAAAAAATATATATGAAATTAGCAGATGCTTCAGTTGATAGTAAGTTAAATTCTGTTCCTAATCCTAAGATGATACTTAATAGTGCTTACTTAATTGATGAAAGTAAGGAAGAGAAATTTGATAAGTTAGTAAATGATATCTATGAGGAATATGAAGATAAATTAGTTTTTAATTATACAGGTCCTTGGCCCCCCTATAATTTTGTAGAAGAAGAGTTTACGGTAGAATAG
- a CDS encoding CBS domain-containing protein, with the protein MQIKDIMTSDVSTLDTNATVQDAAKVMNDLNVGIVPVCSSQKPVGVVTDRDIVLRNTAQGGDTNEPVEQVMSEDPIYGSPDMSAEEAAQLMAHKQIRRLPIVENDNIVGIVSLGDLSTKSQADMEAGKALSTISTPSRPNK; encoded by the coding sequence ATGCAGATTAAAGATATAATGACTAGTGATGTATCCACACTAGATACGAACGCTACTGTTCAAGATGCTGCTAAGGTCATGAACGACCTAAATGTAGGAATTGTTCCTGTCTGCAGTAGCCAAAAGCCTGTTGGTGTAGTTACTGACCGAGATATTGTACTACGAAATACTGCTCAGGGTGGCGATACCAATGAACCCGTAGAACAGGTCATGTCTGAGGATCCGATTTATGGAAGTCCAGATATGTCTGCTGAAGAAGCAGCACAATTAATGGCCCATAAACAAATCAGACGACTACCAATAGTAGAAAATGATAATATTGTTGGTATTGTCTCACTAGGAGACCTATCTACAAAATCTCAAGCTGATATGGAAGCTGGTAAAGCCTTATCTACTATCTCAACTCCTAGTCGTCCAAATAAATAG
- a CDS encoding gas vesicle protein GvpG — MFGINSIIKVIKIVYDQAKEEYLNEDKVREQLLNLNLKYERGDINQEEYRAQEKKLMQRIKDIREYKRGFREEGGREE; from the coding sequence ATGTTTGGAATAAATAGCATAATAAAGGTGATCAAGATAGTATATGACCAAGCAAAAGAAGAATATCTAAATGAAGACAAAGTTAGAGAACAACTATTAAATTTAAATTTAAAATATGAGAGAGGAGACATAAATCAAGAAGAATATAGAGCTCAAGAAAAAAAATTAATGCAGAGAATTAAAGATATAAGAGAATATAAAAGGGGCTTTAGAGAAGAAGGTGGAAGGGAAGAATGA
- the gvpN gene encoding gas vesicle protein GvpN — protein sequence MKLKDIEESGMKSFAETDYIKNITNRALMYLETGYAIHFKGLPGTGKTTLALYVAKLMDRPVQIMFGNEDFGRRDLIGGSLGLTKEITYDNFIHSVTKYKEDYNEDWVEGRLLKACKEGMVLIYDEFTRSRPEINNFLLSILEEGVVELPLTRNKTNQIEVHPDFRMIFTSNPEEYAGVHKTQDALRSRMITLELDFPDRETEIKIVNKNTNVSQRICQSIVDVVRAFRHDSNKSNPTVRSSIMIANILKFNNLDLVKDKKIIRQIFIDVLLSEISKTHISDKRREKLEASIGELLIEFNLLK from the coding sequence ATGAAGTTAAAAGATATAGAAGAATCAGGTATGAAATCTTTTGCTGAGACAGATTACATAAAGAATATAACTAATAGAGCTTTAATGTATTTAGAAACAGGTTATGCAATACATTTTAAAGGATTACCTGGCACAGGGAAAACAACTCTTGCTTTATATGTTGCTAAGTTAATGGATAGACCAGTCCAAATAATGTTTGGTAACGAAGACTTTGGAAGAAGAGACTTAATTGGGGGAAGTTTAGGATTGACAAAGGAAATCACCTATGACAATTTTATTCATTCAGTAACTAAATATAAGGAAGATTACAATGAAGATTGGGTTGAAGGAAGATTATTGAAAGCCTGTAAAGAAGGAATGGTACTAATTTATGATGAGTTTACAAGATCAAGACCTGAAATAAACAACTTTTTATTATCTATTCTAGAGGAGGGAGTAGTTGAGTTACCTTTAACTAGGAACAAGACGAATCAAATTGAAGTACACCCTGACTTCAGAATGATATTTACTAGTAATCCAGAGGAATATGCTGGAGTACATAAAACTCAGGATGCTTTAAGAAGTAGAATGATTACTTTGGAGTTGGATTTTCCAGATCGAGAAACTGAAATTAAAATTGTTAATAAAAATACTAATGTATCTCAAAGAATTTGTCAATCTATTGTTGATGTAGTAAGGGCTTTTCGACATGATTCTAATAAATCTAATCCTACTGTTAGATCAAGTATTATGATTGCTAATATATTAAAATTTAATAACCTTGATTTAGTTAAAGACAAAAAGATAATTAGGCAGATATTTATTGATGTTTTACTTTCGGAAATTTCAAAAACTCACATTAGTGATAAAAGAAGAGAAAAACTAGAGGCTTCAATTGGTGAATTACTTATAGAATTTAATCTTTTAAAATAA
- the gvpO gene encoding gas vesicle protein GvpO: MRINKVLEKLRTFFLEVLNKEIEVISIIPTEDGWNVEFEVITEDRYMRKKGRNDLIAKYEAKIDKELNITSYARKELRERGSVE; this comes from the coding sequence ATGAGAATCAATAAAGTTCTAGAAAAATTAAGAACATTTTTTCTTGAAGTATTAAATAAAGAAATAGAAGTAATTTCAATAATTCCGACTGAAGATGGATGGAATGTAGAGTTTGAAGTAATAACAGAAGATAGATATATGAGAAAGAAAGGAAGAAATGATTTGATTGCTAAATATGAAGCTAAAATTGATAAAGAGTTAAATATTACTTCGTATGCTAGAAAGGAATTAAGAGAAAGAGGTTCAGTAGAATAA
- a CDS encoding M14 family metallopeptidase produces the protein MKIKFILIMLLISCLLFNITGCQNHQHNQKSNEPKVKQENSSIITPISNYNYSQMKKQINKLENKYDNIQVSTIGESLAKRNLYLLTLGNGEKGIGVVGGIHGRERITSLLILKIIEDYAKNLQDNKDIKNYDLNKLLNHVTFYFIPMLNPDGIEITSNGIKNEIKNKNFYLEANEGSSNFKRWKANGRGVDLNKQFPANWKQVESENNPHFKNYKGPKPKSEPESQALADLTRNKNFKTVVAFHNSGNIIYWYYNQKGKQYKQDYKLAKKLSKENKYKLITPEESDTIAAGYKDWFIKEFNRPGFTIEVGKGKTKQPLPSKYLNKYFTENRTVLLKLAQNI, from the coding sequence ATGAAAATAAAATTTATCCTTATAATGTTATTAATAAGCTGTTTACTATTTAATATAACAGGATGTCAAAATCATCAACATAACCAAAAAAGTAATGAACCCAAAGTTAAACAAGAAAATTCTTCTATTATAACTCCAATTTCTAATTATAACTATTCTCAAATGAAAAAACAGATAAATAAATTAGAAAATAAATATGACAATATACAAGTTTCAACTATTGGAGAGTCTCTAGCTAAACGTAATCTCTATCTTTTAACTTTGGGCAATGGAGAAAAAGGAATCGGCGTTGTGGGAGGCATTCACGGTCGAGAAAGAATTACTTCTCTGTTAATACTCAAGATAATAGAAGATTACGCAAAAAATTTACAAGACAATAAAGATATCAAAAATTATGATTTAAATAAATTATTAAATCATGTAACTTTCTATTTTATACCAATGCTCAATCCTGATGGGATAGAGATAACTTCTAATGGAATTAAAAATGAAATTAAGAATAAAAACTTCTACCTTGAAGCTAATGAAGGAAGTTCAAATTTTAAACGTTGGAAAGCAAACGGACGAGGAGTAGATCTTAATAAACAATTTCCAGCTAATTGGAAGCAAGTTGAATCAGAAAATAACCCTCATTTCAAAAATTATAAAGGTCCTAAGCCAAAAAGCGAACCAGAAAGTCAAGCTCTAGCAGACTTAACACGTAACAAGAATTTCAAAACAGTAGTTGCCTTCCATAACAGTGGCAATATTATCTATTGGTATTATAATCAAAAAGGAAAACAATATAAACAAGATTATAAGTTAGCTAAAAAACTTAGCAAAGAAAATAAGTATAAATTAATTACACCAGAAGAAAGTGATACAATAGCAGCTGGTTATAAAGATTGGTTTATTAAAGAATTTAATCGCCCTGGATTTACTATTGAAGTCGGTAAGGGTAAAACTAAACAGCCGCTTCCATCTAAATATTTAAATAAATACTTCACAGAAAATAGAACAGTTTTACTAAAATTAGCCCAAAATATTTAA
- a CDS encoding metallophosphoesterase family protein, whose product MKQEIVVLILIAILTTIFAVNLMSNTIYKLGAFEVEIEAKISDNTVTEIRFPPVGKVIADTHFLPLNLGINILNINPDRLKKLMKNIDDKEEFIAGIKVKAGEILELFVLRTLLIAFGGGILGVIIMGSHDWIKLLSGGLVGLIFISFLFTGLYFTYDFDRFNDPNYQGMLSAAPWMVNLIEEGLNNIDDLGAEVETITSNIANLFNEVESLRALGDVKGGINVLHVSDIHNNPVALDFIEKAVNSFEVDLIIDTGDISDYGTPVEAKLVERIEKLDLPYVFIPGNHDSPTIIEKMDSFDNVIVLNEDTVEVKGLTITGIKDPAAVTKDIKPPESEMIDAYQQKLAGLLTELSTPPDILATHNFLIASKLTEKVPVLLHGHDHQFKVRQENKATVIDAGTTGASGVRGLQSKEEIPYTVALLHFNKQPNLFLEVVDIIKIYSQTSSFILERKGIGLQQQKTNSAQ is encoded by the coding sequence ATGAAACAAGAAATAGTAGTTTTAATTCTAATTGCTATTTTAACGACAATATTTGCAGTTAATTTAATGAGTAATACTATTTATAAGTTAGGAGCTTTTGAAGTAGAAATAGAGGCTAAGATTTCGGATAATACAGTAACAGAAATTAGATTTCCCCCAGTAGGAAAAGTAATTGCTGATACCCATTTTCTCCCCTTAAATTTAGGAATAAATATATTAAATATAAATCCTGATCGATTAAAAAAATTAATGAAAAACATTGATGATAAAGAAGAATTTATAGCTGGAATCAAAGTAAAAGCAGGAGAAATTTTAGAGTTATTTGTTCTACGAACTCTCTTAATTGCTTTTGGTGGAGGAATATTAGGCGTTATCATTATGGGGTCACACGATTGGATTAAATTACTTTCCGGTGGTTTAGTAGGGCTTATATTTATTTCTTTCTTATTTACCGGTCTTTATTTTACTTATGATTTTGACCGGTTTAATGATCCTAATTACCAGGGAATGTTATCGGCGGCTCCATGGATGGTTAACTTGATTGAAGAAGGGTTGAATAATATTGATGACTTAGGAGCAGAGGTAGAAACAATAACAAGTAATATTGCTAATCTTTTTAATGAAGTAGAATCTTTGCGTGCTTTAGGAGATGTAAAGGGTGGAATTAATGTGCTACATGTTAGTGATATTCATAATAATCCTGTAGCATTAGATTTTATAGAGAAGGCTGTCAATAGTTTTGAAGTAGATTTAATTATAGATACTGGTGATATTAGTGATTATGGTACTCCAGTAGAAGCAAAGTTAGTTGAAAGGATTGAAAAATTAGATTTGCCTTATGTTTTTATTCCTGGAAATCATGATTCACCTACAATTATTGAAAAGATGGACTCATTTGATAATGTAATTGTCTTGAATGAAGATACAGTTGAAGTAAAAGGATTGACTATTACAGGAATTAAAGATCCAGCAGCAGTTACTAAAGATATTAAACCACCAGAATCAGAAATGATAGATGCTTATCAGCAGAAGTTAGCAGGATTACTAACTGAATTATCGACCCCTCCTGATATATTAGCAACTCATAATTTTTTAATAGCTTCAAAGCTTACAGAAAAAGTACCAGTTTTATTACATGGTCATGACCATCAATTTAAGGTAAGACAGGAAAATAAAGCAACTGTTATTGATGCTGGAACGACTGGGGCTTCTGGAGTTAGGGGATTACAGAGTAAAGAAGAAATACCTTATACAGTAGCTTTACTTCATTTTAATAAGCAGCCCAATTTATTTTTAGAAGTAGTTGATATAATTAAAATATATAGCCAGACAAGTAGTTTTATTTTAGAAAGAAAAGGAATTGGGCTCCAACAACAGAAGACCAATTCAGCTCAATAG